A genomic window from Streptomyces sp. NBC_01429 includes:
- the casA gene encoding type I-E CRISPR-associated protein Cse1/CasA, whose amino-acid sequence MNQDRPSPGVPFDLLSAATRLAWGKHDRKTDGWLPLWRHMADSAAVAGKLWDEWVPGNVKALVAEALPQGADDARRLMVFLAAAHDTGKATPAFSCQVDGLADRMRAAGLDMPYQKQFGTDRRMAPHGLAGQLIIQEWLSERYGWAGRASGQFAVVAGGHHGTPPDHQQIHDLRLHPHLLRTPGASEENWRAAQYELLDACARVAEVEDRFPDWQSVRLPQTVQVLLTALVIISDWIASSSELFPYEPSSWSPPGAVGEARRLEAAWAGLDLPRPWAPAEPEHSAAELFKDRFDLPDGAAIRPVQEEAVRMARQMPAAGLLIIEAPMGEGKTEAAFAAAEILAARVGAGGILVALPTRATGDAMFPRLLSWLDHLPADGSRSVVLAHAKSALNDVWAGLLRAGNRTIAAVEPDSPDAVAAAGTVRRSSPSGLHAHQWLRGRKKALLASFAVGTIDQVLFSGLKSRHLALRHLAVAGKVVIIDEVHAYDAYMNAYLDRVLEWLAAYRVPVVLLSATLPADRRRELATAYAGEIGTLSAGNGGDALDVPEDAYPLITAVAPGLPAVSANPAPASGRRTEVVLEKLDDDLSLLVRRLESELRGGGCALVVRNTVDRVLEASERLKEHFGADAVTVAHSRFLAADRARKDAELRERFGPNGDRPAGPHIVVASQVVEQSLDIDFDLLVTDLAPVDLMLQRMGRLHRHPRRRPARLEQARCLVTGSDWQSDPPEPAPGSLGVYQGPHTLLRTLAVLGPHLDGAPLVLPDHISPLVQSAYGDEPVGPAHWAPALDDSRRKYLTRLAGKRERADVFRLGPVRRAGRPVVGWLDANAGDVDDSRAGRAQVRDSEESLEVLVVQRQRDGRLTTVGWLDGGRGGLDLPEHTPPTRVAAEAVAASSLTLPWQFSKPWAIDKTISELERFLVPAWQVKECPWLAGELLLVLDGDCQTRLAGFDLRYSRADGLRVTPIGTPEAKVLDPMPPSFDLVSRPWLPAQRLDGTTVELSLLEVFAQAHTLRRLVGDLPTQEFALLRLLLAILHDAADGPEELEDWEELWKAEGADSFADVPDYLARHRERFDLLHTERPFFQVAGLRTGKNEVASLNRIVADVPNGEPFFAMRRPGVERLSLAEAARWLVHTHAYDSSGIKSGMEGDDRVKGGKVYPQGVGWVGGLGGVFAEGDTLRETLLLNLIPTDEDILTADRKADMPVWRRDLPPGPGVLEQDPSVTRPSGPRDLYTWQSRRLLLHTENNAVTGVVLGYGDPLAPYNRWKSEPMTGWRRSPAQEKKQGRPRVYLPRQHDPSRAAWRGLASLLYAQKSETDTTGRGTDLSMPSGVVKWLTLLCSEEVLSPDSLIRTRLVGAVYGTQQSVVDEVVDDGVTLPVILLHQARPLHGAVAVDAVSDAEKAVSALGHLAGNLARAAGSDPAPAVETARDLGFGALDGPYRRWLRTLGEYEEPVAARVEWQSTARRIVHGLGRQLLDTAGPAAAEGRVVDIPRVGKRWVDDSRSDLWFRTRINKVLPSEPRSQEQEG is encoded by the coding sequence ATGAATCAAGATCGCCCCAGCCCCGGGGTGCCCTTCGATCTCTTGTCCGCGGCCACCCGGCTGGCCTGGGGCAAGCATGACCGCAAGACCGACGGGTGGCTTCCGCTGTGGCGTCACATGGCGGACAGCGCGGCGGTCGCGGGGAAGCTCTGGGATGAGTGGGTTCCCGGCAATGTGAAGGCTCTCGTCGCCGAGGCGCTGCCGCAAGGGGCGGATGACGCGCGTCGGCTGATGGTCTTCCTGGCAGCCGCTCACGACACCGGGAAGGCAACCCCGGCTTTCTCCTGTCAGGTCGACGGTCTCGCGGATCGCATGCGGGCGGCCGGGCTGGACATGCCGTATCAGAAGCAGTTCGGCACCGACCGCCGGATGGCTCCGCATGGGCTGGCAGGACAACTGATCATCCAGGAATGGCTCTCCGAGCGGTACGGATGGGCCGGCAGAGCGTCTGGGCAGTTCGCCGTCGTGGCCGGCGGGCATCACGGGACTCCGCCTGATCACCAGCAGATCCACGACCTGCGCCTGCATCCGCACCTGTTGCGCACACCTGGGGCGAGTGAAGAGAACTGGCGTGCCGCGCAGTACGAGTTGTTGGACGCCTGCGCGAGGGTGGCCGAAGTGGAGGACCGGTTTCCGGACTGGCAATCGGTTCGTCTGCCGCAGACGGTGCAGGTGTTGCTGACAGCCCTGGTGATCATCTCCGACTGGATAGCGAGTTCGTCCGAGCTGTTTCCGTACGAACCGTCCTCGTGGTCACCGCCGGGTGCGGTCGGTGAAGCCCGGCGTCTGGAGGCCGCGTGGGCGGGACTTGATCTGCCGAGACCATGGGCGCCGGCAGAACCGGAGCACTCGGCAGCCGAGTTGTTCAAGGACCGTTTCGACCTGCCGGATGGCGCCGCGATCAGGCCGGTGCAGGAAGAAGCCGTACGGATGGCACGGCAGATGCCTGCCGCCGGGTTGCTCATCATCGAGGCGCCCATGGGCGAGGGCAAGACCGAGGCGGCCTTCGCGGCGGCGGAGATTCTGGCGGCCAGAGTCGGAGCCGGCGGCATTCTGGTGGCGCTGCCGACCCGCGCCACGGGTGATGCCATGTTCCCGCGTCTGCTGAGCTGGCTGGATCATCTACCCGCTGACGGCTCCCGGTCCGTGGTTCTCGCCCATGCGAAATCCGCGCTGAACGATGTCTGGGCAGGACTACTGCGAGCGGGCAACCGTACGATCGCGGCGGTCGAGCCGGACAGCCCGGACGCGGTCGCCGCTGCCGGGACGGTCCGAAGGTCCAGCCCCTCCGGACTGCACGCTCATCAGTGGCTGCGCGGACGGAAAAAGGCGCTCCTCGCGTCGTTCGCGGTGGGCACCATCGATCAAGTGCTGTTCTCCGGTCTCAAGAGCCGCCATCTGGCGCTACGGCACCTGGCAGTCGCGGGCAAGGTCGTCATCATCGACGAGGTCCACGCTTACGACGCCTACATGAACGCTTATCTCGACCGGGTGCTGGAGTGGCTGGCGGCCTACCGAGTGCCGGTGGTTCTCCTGTCCGCCACGCTGCCCGCCGACCGGCGGAGGGAACTGGCCACGGCGTATGCCGGGGAGATCGGTACGCTCTCCGCCGGAAATGGCGGTGACGCCTTGGACGTACCAGAGGATGCCTACCCGCTGATCACCGCGGTGGCGCCCGGCCTACCGGCGGTCAGCGCGAACCCGGCTCCCGCGTCGGGTCGTCGTACCGAGGTGGTACTGGAGAAGCTGGACGATGATCTGTCATTGCTCGTGCGGAGGCTGGAAAGCGAACTGCGCGGCGGCGGATGCGCGTTGGTCGTACGCAATACCGTCGACCGGGTACTGGAGGCGTCGGAGAGGCTGAAGGAGCACTTCGGTGCGGACGCGGTGACCGTGGCGCACTCCCGGTTCCTGGCCGCCGACAGGGCCCGTAAGGACGCCGAACTCCGTGAGCGTTTCGGGCCGAACGGTGACCGCCCCGCCGGGCCGCACATCGTGGTGGCCAGCCAGGTCGTCGAGCAGTCGCTGGACATTGACTTCGATCTGCTGGTGACCGACCTCGCCCCCGTAGACCTGATGCTCCAGCGCATGGGGCGGCTGCACCGCCATCCGCGCCGCCGCCCGGCCCGTCTGGAGCAGGCCCGCTGTCTGGTGACGGGAAGCGATTGGCAGTCGGACCCGCCCGAGCCAGCACCTGGCTCGCTCGGCGTCTACCAGGGGCCGCACACCCTGTTGCGGACGCTCGCCGTCCTGGGCCCCCATCTGGATGGAGCGCCGCTGGTTCTGCCCGACCACATCAGCCCGCTGGTCCAGTCCGCCTACGGAGACGAGCCGGTCGGACCCGCGCACTGGGCGCCTGCTCTGGACGACAGCCGCCGGAAGTACCTGACCCGGCTCGCCGGGAAACGGGAGCGTGCCGACGTGTTCCGGCTTGGCCCCGTCCGCAGGGCCGGGCGGCCGGTGGTCGGCTGGTTGGACGCGAACGCGGGGGACGTGGACGACAGCCGAGCCGGCCGTGCCCAGGTGCGGGACAGCGAGGAGAGCCTGGAGGTGCTGGTCGTCCAGCGGCAGCGGGACGGTCGGCTGACCACCGTCGGCTGGCTGGACGGGGGCCGGGGCGGTCTGGATCTGCCCGAGCACACTCCACCGACGCGGGTGGCCGCTGAGGCCGTCGCCGCCAGCTCGTTGACGCTGCCTTGGCAGTTCTCCAAGCCGTGGGCGATCGACAAGACCATCTCCGAGCTGGAGCGATTCCTTGTTCCGGCCTGGCAGGTGAAGGAGTGCCCCTGGCTGGCAGGCGAGTTGCTGCTTGTTCTCGACGGGGATTGTCAGACCCGCCTGGCAGGCTTCGACCTCCGATACAGCCGCGCCGACGGACTACGTGTGACTCCCATCGGCACACCGGAAGCAAAGGTGCTGGATCCCATGCCGCCCTCCTTCGATCTGGTCTCCCGGCCCTGGCTGCCCGCACAGCGCCTCGACGGAACGACAGTGGAGCTGTCGCTGCTGGAGGTCTTCGCCCAGGCACACACGCTCCGGCGGCTGGTGGGGGACCTTCCCACGCAAGAGTTCGCGCTGCTCAGACTGCTGCTGGCGATCCTCCACGACGCGGCGGACGGTCCGGAGGAGCTGGAGGACTGGGAAGAGCTGTGGAAGGCCGAGGGCGCGGACTCCTTCGCCGACGTACCGGACTACCTCGCACGTCACCGCGAGCGCTTCGATCTGCTCCACACGGAACGGCCGTTCTTCCAGGTCGCCGGGTTGCGTACGGGGAAGAACGAGGTCGCCTCGCTGAACCGGATCGTGGCCGACGTGCCCAACGGGGAACCGTTCTTCGCGATGCGCCGCCCCGGTGTCGAGCGGCTGAGCCTCGCCGAAGCGGCCCGGTGGCTGGTGCATACGCACGCGTACGACTCGTCCGGCATCAAGTCCGGTATGGAAGGGGACGACCGGGTCAAGGGAGGAAAGGTCTATCCACAGGGGGTCGGCTGGGTGGGCGGCCTCGGCGGGGTCTTCGCAGAGGGAGACACGCTGCGCGAGACCCTGTTGCTGAACCTGATTCCGACGGACGAGGACATTCTGACGGCGGACCGGAAGGCCGACATGCCTGTCTGGCGCCGCGATTTGCCCCCAGGGCCCGGCGTGTTGGAACAGGATCCGTCCGTCACCCGCCCCTCGGGCCCGCGTGACCTCTACACCTGGCAGTCCCGACGACTGCTCTTGCACACCGAGAACAACGCCGTGACCGGGGTCGTCCTCGGATACGGTGACCCGCTCGCCCCGTACAACCGGTGGAAATCGGAGCCCATGACGGGCTGGCGGCGCAGTCCGGCCCAGGAGAAGAAGCAGGGCCGCCCCAGGGTCTATCTGCCCCGTCAGCACGACCCGAGCCGGGCGGCCTGGCGGGGGCTGGCAAGCCTGCTGTACGCCCAGAAGTCGGAGACGGACACCACGGGCCGGGGGACGGATCTGAGCATGCCGTCAGGGGTGGTCAAGTGGCTCACCCTGCTGTGCAGCGAGGAGGTACTCAGCCCGGACTCACTCATCCGCACCCGCCTCGTCGGGGCGGTGTACGGAACGCAGCAGTCCGTGGTGGACGAGGTGGTCGATGACGGCGTCACGTTGCCGGTCATCCTGCTTCACCAGGCGCGCCCGCTGCATGGTGCCGTGGCGGTCGACGCGGTCTCGGACGCCGAAAAGGCGGTGTCCGCGCTGGGGCACCTCGCGGGCAATCTCGCCCGCGCCGCCGGTTCGGATCCGGCCCCCGCCGTGGAGACCGCCCGCGACCTGGGGTTCGGAGCGCTCGACGGCCCGTACCGGAGGTGGTTGCGGACACTCGGGGAGTACGAAGAGCCAGTCGCTGCCCGCGTCGAATGGCAGTCCACCGCCCGCCGGATTGTCCATGGCCTCGGTCGTCAGCTCCTCGATACCGCAGGCCCGGCCGCGGCGGAGGGCCGTGTCGTGGATATCCCTCGTGTCGGCAAGCGCTGGGTCGACGACTCCCGTTCGGACCTGTGGTTCCGGACCCGGATCAACAAGGTGCTGCCCTCGGAGCCTCGCTCTCAGGAACAGGAGGGCTAG